A genomic stretch from Mesoplodon densirostris isolate mMesDen1 chromosome 3, mMesDen1 primary haplotype, whole genome shotgun sequence includes:
- the S1PR5 gene encoding sphingosine 1-phosphate receptor 5, whose translation MEPGLLRPAPVSEVIVLHYNYTGKLRGARYQPGAGLRADAVVCLAVCALIVLENLAVLIVLGRHPRFHAPMFLLLGSLTLSDLLAGAAYAANILLSGPLTLRLSPALWFAREGGVFVALAASVLSLLAIALERLLTMERRGPAPAARRGRTLALAAAAWGVSLLLGLLPALGWNCLGRLDACSTVLPLYAKAYVLFCVLAFVGILAAICALYARIYCQVRSKARRLGAHPGAGEGASTRARRRPRSLALLRTLSVVLLAFVACWGPLFLLLLLDVACPARACPVLLQADPFLGLAMANSLLNPIIYTFTNRDMRQALLRLLCCGRRWCSLGPVASQPSGSPPGVSGGLQRWLPPGLDGSSSHSERSSPQRDGLDTSGSKGSPGALTAAWTLVPPPDAD comes from the coding sequence ATGGAGCCGGGGCTGCTGCGGCCAGCGCCAGTGAGCGAGGTTATCGTCCTGCATTACAACTACACCGGGAAGCTCCGCGGTGCGCGCTACCAGCCCGGCGCGGGGCTGCGCGCCGACGCCGTCGTGTGCCTGGCCGTGTGCGCACTCATCGTACTCGAGAACTTGGCCGTGCTGATCGTGCTCGGACGCCACCCGCGCTTCCATGCGCCCATGTTCCTGCTCCTGGGTAGCCTCACGCTGTCCGACCTGCTGGCGGGCGCCGCCTATGCAGCCAACATCCTGTTGTCGGGGCCTCTCACGCTGCGCCTGTCGCCCGCGCTCTGGTTCGCTCGTGAGGGTGGCGTCTTCGTGGCGCTCGCCGCGTCCGTGCTGAGCCTCTTGGCCATCGCGCTCGAGCGCCTCCTCACCATGGAGCGCCGGGGACCCGCTCCCGCCGCCCGTCGGGGGCGCACGCTGGCGCTGGCGGCCGCGGCCTGGGGCGTGTCGCTGCTCCTCGGGCTACTGCCCGCGCTCGGCTGGAATTGTCTCGGCCGTCTGGACGCCTGCTCCACGGTCCTGCCGCTCTACGCCAAGGCCTACGTGCTCTTCTGCGTGCTCGCCTTTGTTGGCATCCTGGCTGCCATCTGCGCACTCTACGCGCGGATCTACTGCCAAGTGCGCTCCAAAGCGCGGCGCCTGGGGGCCCACCCCGGGGCTGGCGAGGGTGCCTCGACCCGCGCACGCCGCAGGCCGCGCTCGTTGGCGCTGTTGCGCACGCTCAGCGTGGTGCTCCTGGCCTTCGTGGCTTgttgggggccactcttcctgcTGCTCTTGCTGGACGTGGCGTGCCCGGCGCGCGCCTGCCCTGTGCTCCTGCAGGCGGACCCCTTCCTGGGCCTGGCCATGGCCAACTCGCTTCTGAACCCCATTATCTACACGTTCACCAACCGCGACATGCGCCAAGCGCTCCTGCGCCTCCTCTGCTGCGGCCGCCGCTGGTGCAGCCTAGGCCCGGTTGCCTCCCAGCCGTCGGGGAGCCCCCCTGGGGTTTCGGGTGGCCTGCAGCGCTGGCTGCCTCCTGGCCTGGATGGCAGCTCCAGCCACTCCGAGCGCTCGTCACCCCAGCGGGACGGGCTGGACACCAGCGGCTCGAAAGGCAGCCCTGGCGCGCTCACAGCCGCCTGGACCCTGGTACCCCCTCCAGACGCAGACTGA
- the KEAP1 gene encoding kelch-like ECH-associated protein 1: protein MQLEPGPSGAGAHTQFLPLRSQRPEGAGDTVMYASTECKAEVTPSQHGNRTFSYTLEDHTKQAFGIMNELRLSQQLCDVTLQVKYQDAPAAQFMAHKVVLASSSPVFKAMFTNGLREQGMEVVSIEGIHPKVMERLIEFAYTASISMGEKCVLHVMNGAVMYQIDSVVRACSDFLVQQLDPSNAIGIANFAEQIGCTELHQRAREYIYMHFGEVAKQEEFFNLSHCQLVTLISRDDLNVRCESEVFHACINWVKYDCEQRRFYVQALLRAVRCHSLTPHFLQMQLQKCEILQSDSRCKDYLVKIFQELTLHKPTQVMPCRAPKVGRLIYTAGGYFRQSLSYLEAYNPSDGSWLRLADLQVPRSGLAGCVVGGLLYAVGGRNNSPDGNTDSSALDCYNPMTNQWSPCASMSVPRNRIGVGVIDGHIYAVGGSHGCIHHNSVERYEPERDEWHLVAPMLTRRIGVGVAVLNRLLYAVGGFDGTNRLNSAECYYPERNEWRMITPMNTIRSGAGVCVLHNCIYAAGGYDGQDQLNSVERYDVETETWTFVAPMKHRRSALGITVHQGRIYVLGGYDGHTFLDSVECYDPDTDTWSEVTCMTSGRSGVGVAVTMEPCRKQIDQQNCTC from the exons ATGCAGCTGGAACCCGGGCCTAGTGGGGCTGGGGCCCACACCCAATTCCTGCCCCTGAGGTCACAGCGCCCTGAGGGGGCAGGGGACACGGTGATGTACGCCTCCACCGAGTGCAAGGCCGAGGTGACGCCCTCCCAGCACGGCAACCGCACCTTTAGCTACACCCTGGAGGATCACACCAAGCAGGCCTTCGGCATCATGAACGAACTGCGGCTCAGCCAGCAGCTGTGTGATGTCACACTGCAGGTCAAGTACCAGGATGCACCAGCCGCCCAGTTCATGGCCCACAAGGTGGTGCTGGCCTCATCCAGCCCCGTCTTCAAGGCCATGTTCACCAATGGGCTGCGGGAGCAGGGCATGGAGGTGGTGTCCATTGAGGGCATCCACCCCAAGGTCATGGAGCGCCTCATTGAGTTCGCCTACACGGCCTCCATCTCCATGGGCGAGAAGTGTGTGCTCCATGTCATGAATGGTGCCGTCATGTACCAGATTGACAGCGTGGTCCGCGCCTGCAGCGACTTCCTGGTGCAGCAGCTGGATCCCAGCAACGCCATTGGCATCGCCAACTTCGCCGAGCAGATCGGCTGTACCGAGCTGCACCAGCGTGCCCGAGAGTACATCTACATGCACTTTGGGGAG GTGGCCAAGCAAGAGGAGTTCTTCAACCTGTCCCACTGCCAGCTGGTGACCCTCATCAGCCGGGACGATCTGAACGTGCGCTGCGAGTCCGAGGTCTTCCACGCCTGCATCAACTGGGTCAAGTACGACTGCGAGCAGCGGCGCTTCTACGTGCAGGCGCTGCTGCGGGCTGTGCGCTGCCACTCGCTCACACCCCACTTCCTGCAGATGCAGCTGCAGAAGTGCGAGATCCTGCAGTCGGACTCCCGCTGCAAGGACTACCTGGTGAAGATTTTCCAGGAGCTCACCCTGCACAAGCCCACACAGGTGATGCCCTGCCGGGCGCCCAAGGTGGGCCGGCTCATCTACACGGCTGGCGGTTACTTCCGCCAGTCACTCAGCTACTTGGAGGCCTACAACCCCAGTGACGGCTCCTGGCTCCGGTTGGCGGACCTGCAGGTGCCAAGGAGCGGGCTGGCAGGCTGTGTGGTAGGCGGGCTGCTGTATGCCGTGGGTGGCCGGAACAACTCCCCCGACGGCAACACCGACTCCAGCGCCCTGGACTGCTACAACCCCATGACCAACCAGTGGTCGCCCTGCGCCTCCATGAGCGTACCTCGAAACCGAATCGGGGTTGGGGTCATCGATGGGCACATCTATGCTGTCGGTGGCTCCCATGGCTGTATCCACCACAACAGTGTGGAGAG GTATGAACCAGAGCGGGATGAGTGGCACTTGGTGGCCCCAATGCTGACACGAAGGATCGGGGTGGGAGTGGCTGTCCTCAACCGTCTACTCTACGCGGTCGGGGGCTTTGACGGGACGAACCGTCTTAACTCAGCTGAGTGTTACTACCCAGAGAGAAACGAGTGGCGAATGATCACACCCATGAACACCATCCGAAGTGGGGCAG GAGTTTGCGTCCTGCACAACTGCATCTATGCTGCGGGGGGCTACGATGGTCAGGACCAGCTGAACAGCGTGGAACGCTACGACGTGGAGACAGAAACGTGGACTTTTGTAGCCCCCATGAAGCATCGGCGAAGCGCTCTGGGAATTACTGTGCACCAGGGAAGAATCTATGTTCTCG GAGGCTACGACGGTCACACGTTCTTGGACAGCGTGGAGTGTTACGACCCAGACACGGACACCTGGAGCGAGGTGACCTGCATGACATCTGGCCGGAGTGGAGTTGGTGTCGCTGTCACCATGGAACCCTGCCGGAAGCAGATTGACCAGCAGAACTGTACCTGTTGA
- the PDE4A gene encoding cAMP-specific 3',5'-cyclic phosphodiesterase 4A isoform X2: protein MKKSRSVLSVARTGDERPRETPEPGGASMLGAALRRPRRRLSMGPGLGWAEPEPLETGVPLPPRPTTLPLLIPPRISITKADSLEAENGPTPSPGRSPLDSQASPGLVLHAGAATSQRRESFLYRSDSDYDMSPKTMSRNSSVTSEAHAEDLIVTPFAQVLASLRSIRSNFSLLTNVPIPSNKRSPLGGPTPVCKATLSEETCQQLARETLEELDWCLEQLETMQTYRSVSEMASHKFKRMLNRELTHLSEMSRSGNQVSEYISTTFLDKQNEVEIPSPAMKDREKQQVPRQRPSQQPPPPGPQFQPMSQITGVKKLMHSSSLNDSSIPRFGVKTDQEELLAQELENLNKWGLNIFCVSDYAGGRSLSCIMYTIFQERDLLKKFRIPVDTMVTYMLTLEDHYHPDVAYHNSLHAADVLQSTHVLLATPALDAVFTDLEILAALFAASIHDVDHPGVSNQFLINTNSELALMYNDESVLENHHLAVGFKLLQEDNCDIFQNLSKRQRQSLRKMVIDMVLATDMSKHMTLLADLKTMVETKKVTSSGVLLLDNYADRIQVLRNMVHCADLSNPTKPLELYRQWTDRIMAEFFQQGDRERERGMEISPMCDKHTASVEKSQVGFIDYIVHPLWETWADLVHPDAQEILDTLEDNRDWYYSAIRQSPSPPPEEEPGGPGHPPPPDKFQFELTLEEEEEEEVSIAPGATEMQELSTAQDVFPAEEPLEVDGQDQSTEVEVEEMYLTQQADPADSVAKGQDASTPPDASVGCSSPPALSPESLPLPVLRTPPPPEEDPGLLGLPSTAAEVGAQKEDQAAKRACCACTGTSGEDPSTLPAPGGWGSAGGPT, encoded by the exons CTTGGAGGCGGAGAATGGGCCAACGCCATCGCCAGGCCGCAGCCCCCTGGACTCGCAGGCGAGCCCGGGACTCGTGCTACACGCTGGGGCGGCCACCAGCCAGCGCCGAGAATCCTTTCTTTACCGCTCAGACAGCGACTATGACATGTCACCCAAGACCATGTCCCGGAACTCGTCGGTCACCAGCGAGGC GCATGCAGAGGACCTCATCGTGACACCGTTCGCCCAG GTGCTGGCCAGTCTCCGGAGCATTCGCAGCAACTTCTCCCTCCTGACCAATGTGCCCATTCCCAGCAACAA GCGGTCCCCGCTGGGTGGCCCAACCCCCGTCTGCAAGGCCACGCTATCAG AAGAGACGTGTCAGCAGTTGGCCCGGGAGACGCTGGAGGAACTCGACTGGTGTCTGGAGCAGCTGGAGACCATGCAGACCTACCGCTCTGTCAGCGAGATGGCATCCCACAAG TTCAAGAGGATGCTAAACCGTGAACTCACACACCTGTCAGAGATGAGCAGGTCAGGAAACCAGGTCTCTGAGTACATCTCCACCACATTCCTAG ACAAGCAGAATGAAGTGGAGATCCCATCACCCGCAATGAAGGATCGAGAAAAACAGCAAGTGCCACGGCAGAGACCTTCCCAGCAGCCTCCGCCCCCTGGTCCACAGTTCCAGCCCATGTCTCAGATCACCGGGGTGAAGAAGCTGATGCATAGCAGCAGCCTGAACGATTCCAGCATCCCCCGCTTTGGGGTGAAGACCGATCAAGAGGAACTCCTGGCCCAA GaattggaaaatctgaacaagtGGGGCCTGAACATCTTTTGCGTGTCGGATTATGCGGGGGGCCGTTCCCTCAGCTGCATCATGTACACGATATTCCAG GAGCGGGACCTGCTGAAGAAGTTCCGCATCCCGGTGGACACGATGGTGACATACATGCTGACCCTGGAGGACCACTACCACCCCGATGTGGCCTACCACAACAGCCTGCACGCGGCTGACGTGCTGCAGTCCACCCACGTGCTGCTGGCCACACCTGCACTGGAT gccGTATTCACGGACCTGGAGATTCTCGCCGCCCTCTTCGCAGCTTCCATCCATGATGTGGACCACCCTGGGGTCTCCAACCAGTTCCTCATCAACACCA ATTCTGAACTGGCGCTCATGTACAATGACGAGTCGGTGCTGGAGAATCACCACCTGGCCGTGGGCTTCAAGCTGCTTCAGGAAGACAACTGTGACATTTTCCAGAACCTCAGCAAGCGCCAGCGGCAAAGCCTGCGCAAGATGGTCATCGACATG GTGCTGGCCACGGACATGTCCAAACACATGACCCTCCTGGCTGACCTGAAGACCATGGTGGAGACCAAGAAAGTGACCAGCTCGGGGGTCCTCTTGCTGGATAACTATGCCGACCGCATCCAG GTCCTACGGAACATGGTGCACTGTGCAGATCTCAGCAACCCCACCAAGCCGCTGGAGCTGTACCGCCAGTGGACCGACCGCATCATGGCCGAGTTCTTCCAGCAGGGCGACCGTGAACGCGAGCGTGGCATGGAGATCAGCCCCATGTGCGACAAGCACACGGCCTCGGTGGAGAAGTCTCAG gTGGGTTTCATCGACTACATTGTACACCCGCTGTGGGAGACGTGGGCCGACTTGGTTCACCCAGATGCCCAAGAGATCCTGGACACTTTGGAGGACAACCGGGACTGGTACTACAGCGCCATTCGGCAGAGCCCATCGCCACCACCCGAGGAGGAGCCCGGGGGACCAGGCCACCCCCCTCCACCGGATAAGTTCCAGTTTGAGCTGAcgctggaggaggaagaagaggaggaggtgtcCATTGCCCCAGGTGCAACTGAAATGCAGGAATTGTCCACCGCCCAGGATGTGTTCCCAGCTGAGGAACCGTTGGAGGTCGATGGCCAGGACCAGTCTACGGAGGTGGAGGTAGAGGAAATGTACTTGACACAGCAAGCAGACCCAGCAGATAGTGTGGCTAAGGGTCAGGACGCGTCCACGCCCCCAGATGCATCTGTAGGCTGCAGCAGCCCCCCTGCCCTGTCTCCTGagagcctccctctgcctgtctTGAGGACCCCGCCCCCTCCAGAGGAGGACCCGGGCCTTCTGGGCCTCCCCTCCACGGCGGCCGAGGTGGGGGCCCAAAAAGAGGATCAGGCTGCCAAAAGGGCGTGCTGCGCCTGCACAGGAACATCGGGCGAGGATCCATCCAcactcccagctcctggaggGTGGGGGTCAGCTGGAGGCCCTACCTGA
- the PDE4A gene encoding cAMP-specific 3',5'-cyclic phosphodiesterase 4A isoform X3 translates to MARPHGLGRIPELQLEVFPAAAAAATEDEAFLPEPPAPRAPRRPRSPPSSPVFFAIPSPTFRRRLRLLRGFQDFGRQAWAGLEAENGPTPSPGRSPLDSQASPGLVLHAGAATSQRRESFLYRSDSDYDMSPKTMSRNSSVTSEAHAEDLIVTPFAQVLASLRSIRSNFSLLTNVPIPSNKRSPLGGPTPVCKATLSEETCQQLARETLEELDWCLEQLETMQTYRSVSEMASHKFKRMLNRELTHLSEMSRSGNQVSEYISTTFLDKQNEVEIPSPAMKDREKQQVPRQRPSQQPPPPGPQFQPMSQITGVKKLMHSSSLNDSSIPRFGVKTDQEELLAQELENLNKWGLNIFCVSDYAGGRSLSCIMYTIFQERDLLKKFRIPVDTMVTYMLTLEDHYHPDVAYHNSLHAADVLQSTHVLLATPALDAVFTDLEILAALFAASIHDVDHPGVSNQFLINTNSELALMYNDESVLENHHLAVGFKLLQEDNCDIFQNLSKRQRQSLRKMVIDMVLATDMSKHMTLLADLKTMVETKKVTSSGVLLLDNYADRIQVLRNMVHCADLSNPTKPLELYRQWTDRIMAEFFQQGDRERERGMEISPMCDKHTASVEKSQVGFIDYIVHPLWETWADLVHPDAQEILDTLEDNRDWYYSAIRQSPSPPPEEEPGGPGHPPPPDKFQFELTLEEEEEEEVSIAPGATEMQELSTAQDVFPAEEPLEVDGQDQSTEVEVEEMYLTQQADPADSVAKGQDASTPPDASVGCSSPPALSPESLPLPVLRTPPPPEEDPGLLGLPSTAAEVGAQKEDQAAKRACCACTGTSGEDPSTLPAPGGWGSAGGPT, encoded by the exons CTTGGAGGCGGAGAATGGGCCAACGCCATCGCCAGGCCGCAGCCCCCTGGACTCGCAGGCGAGCCCGGGACTCGTGCTACACGCTGGGGCGGCCACCAGCCAGCGCCGAGAATCCTTTCTTTACCGCTCAGACAGCGACTATGACATGTCACCCAAGACCATGTCCCGGAACTCGTCGGTCACCAGCGAGGC GCATGCAGAGGACCTCATCGTGACACCGTTCGCCCAG GTGCTGGCCAGTCTCCGGAGCATTCGCAGCAACTTCTCCCTCCTGACCAATGTGCCCATTCCCAGCAACAA GCGGTCCCCGCTGGGTGGCCCAACCCCCGTCTGCAAGGCCACGCTATCAG AAGAGACGTGTCAGCAGTTGGCCCGGGAGACGCTGGAGGAACTCGACTGGTGTCTGGAGCAGCTGGAGACCATGCAGACCTACCGCTCTGTCAGCGAGATGGCATCCCACAAG TTCAAGAGGATGCTAAACCGTGAACTCACACACCTGTCAGAGATGAGCAGGTCAGGAAACCAGGTCTCTGAGTACATCTCCACCACATTCCTAG ACAAGCAGAATGAAGTGGAGATCCCATCACCCGCAATGAAGGATCGAGAAAAACAGCAAGTGCCACGGCAGAGACCTTCCCAGCAGCCTCCGCCCCCTGGTCCACAGTTCCAGCCCATGTCTCAGATCACCGGGGTGAAGAAGCTGATGCATAGCAGCAGCCTGAACGATTCCAGCATCCCCCGCTTTGGGGTGAAGACCGATCAAGAGGAACTCCTGGCCCAA GaattggaaaatctgaacaagtGGGGCCTGAACATCTTTTGCGTGTCGGATTATGCGGGGGGCCGTTCCCTCAGCTGCATCATGTACACGATATTCCAG GAGCGGGACCTGCTGAAGAAGTTCCGCATCCCGGTGGACACGATGGTGACATACATGCTGACCCTGGAGGACCACTACCACCCCGATGTGGCCTACCACAACAGCCTGCACGCGGCTGACGTGCTGCAGTCCACCCACGTGCTGCTGGCCACACCTGCACTGGAT gccGTATTCACGGACCTGGAGATTCTCGCCGCCCTCTTCGCAGCTTCCATCCATGATGTGGACCACCCTGGGGTCTCCAACCAGTTCCTCATCAACACCA ATTCTGAACTGGCGCTCATGTACAATGACGAGTCGGTGCTGGAGAATCACCACCTGGCCGTGGGCTTCAAGCTGCTTCAGGAAGACAACTGTGACATTTTCCAGAACCTCAGCAAGCGCCAGCGGCAAAGCCTGCGCAAGATGGTCATCGACATG GTGCTGGCCACGGACATGTCCAAACACATGACCCTCCTGGCTGACCTGAAGACCATGGTGGAGACCAAGAAAGTGACCAGCTCGGGGGTCCTCTTGCTGGATAACTATGCCGACCGCATCCAG GTCCTACGGAACATGGTGCACTGTGCAGATCTCAGCAACCCCACCAAGCCGCTGGAGCTGTACCGCCAGTGGACCGACCGCATCATGGCCGAGTTCTTCCAGCAGGGCGACCGTGAACGCGAGCGTGGCATGGAGATCAGCCCCATGTGCGACAAGCACACGGCCTCGGTGGAGAAGTCTCAG gTGGGTTTCATCGACTACATTGTACACCCGCTGTGGGAGACGTGGGCCGACTTGGTTCACCCAGATGCCCAAGAGATCCTGGACACTTTGGAGGACAACCGGGACTGGTACTACAGCGCCATTCGGCAGAGCCCATCGCCACCACCCGAGGAGGAGCCCGGGGGACCAGGCCACCCCCCTCCACCGGATAAGTTCCAGTTTGAGCTGAcgctggaggaggaagaagaggaggaggtgtcCATTGCCCCAGGTGCAACTGAAATGCAGGAATTGTCCACCGCCCAGGATGTGTTCCCAGCTGAGGAACCGTTGGAGGTCGATGGCCAGGACCAGTCTACGGAGGTGGAGGTAGAGGAAATGTACTTGACACAGCAAGCAGACCCAGCAGATAGTGTGGCTAAGGGTCAGGACGCGTCCACGCCCCCAGATGCATCTGTAGGCTGCAGCAGCCCCCCTGCCCTGTCTCCTGagagcctccctctgcctgtctTGAGGACCCCGCCCCCTCCAGAGGAGGACCCGGGCCTTCTGGGCCTCCCCTCCACGGCGGCCGAGGTGGGGGCCCAAAAAGAGGATCAGGCTGCCAAAAGGGCGTGCTGCGCCTGCACAGGAACATCGGGCGAGGATCCATCCAcactcccagctcctggaggGTGGGGGTCAGCTGGAGGCCCTACCTGA
- the PDE4A gene encoding cAMP-specific 3',5'-cyclic phosphodiesterase 4A isoform X4 produces MRSSAAPRARPRPPALALPPAGPESLVHFSFSDEDTCWYPPGRSVSLEAENGPTPSPGRSPLDSQASPGLVLHAGAATSQRRESFLYRSDSDYDMSPKTMSRNSSVTSEAHAEDLIVTPFAQVLASLRSIRSNFSLLTNVPIPSNKRSPLGGPTPVCKATLSEETCQQLARETLEELDWCLEQLETMQTYRSVSEMASHKFKRMLNRELTHLSEMSRSGNQVSEYISTTFLDKQNEVEIPSPAMKDREKQQVPRQRPSQQPPPPGPQFQPMSQITGVKKLMHSSSLNDSSIPRFGVKTDQEELLAQELENLNKWGLNIFCVSDYAGGRSLSCIMYTIFQERDLLKKFRIPVDTMVTYMLTLEDHYHPDVAYHNSLHAADVLQSTHVLLATPALDAVFTDLEILAALFAASIHDVDHPGVSNQFLINTNSELALMYNDESVLENHHLAVGFKLLQEDNCDIFQNLSKRQRQSLRKMVIDMVLATDMSKHMTLLADLKTMVETKKVTSSGVLLLDNYADRIQVLRNMVHCADLSNPTKPLELYRQWTDRIMAEFFQQGDRERERGMEISPMCDKHTASVEKSQVGFIDYIVHPLWETWADLVHPDAQEILDTLEDNRDWYYSAIRQSPSPPPEEEPGGPGHPPPPDKFQFELTLEEEEEEEVSIAPGATEMQELSTAQDVFPAEEPLEVDGQDQSTEVEVEEMYLTQQADPADSVAKGQDASTPPDASVGCSSPPALSPESLPLPVLRTPPPPEEDPGLLGLPSTAAEVGAQKEDQAAKRACCACTGTSGEDPSTLPAPGGWGSAGGPT; encoded by the exons CTTGGAGGCGGAGAATGGGCCAACGCCATCGCCAGGCCGCAGCCCCCTGGACTCGCAGGCGAGCCCGGGACTCGTGCTACACGCTGGGGCGGCCACCAGCCAGCGCCGAGAATCCTTTCTTTACCGCTCAGACAGCGACTATGACATGTCACCCAAGACCATGTCCCGGAACTCGTCGGTCACCAGCGAGGC GCATGCAGAGGACCTCATCGTGACACCGTTCGCCCAG GTGCTGGCCAGTCTCCGGAGCATTCGCAGCAACTTCTCCCTCCTGACCAATGTGCCCATTCCCAGCAACAA GCGGTCCCCGCTGGGTGGCCCAACCCCCGTCTGCAAGGCCACGCTATCAG AAGAGACGTGTCAGCAGTTGGCCCGGGAGACGCTGGAGGAACTCGACTGGTGTCTGGAGCAGCTGGAGACCATGCAGACCTACCGCTCTGTCAGCGAGATGGCATCCCACAAG TTCAAGAGGATGCTAAACCGTGAACTCACACACCTGTCAGAGATGAGCAGGTCAGGAAACCAGGTCTCTGAGTACATCTCCACCACATTCCTAG ACAAGCAGAATGAAGTGGAGATCCCATCACCCGCAATGAAGGATCGAGAAAAACAGCAAGTGCCACGGCAGAGACCTTCCCAGCAGCCTCCGCCCCCTGGTCCACAGTTCCAGCCCATGTCTCAGATCACCGGGGTGAAGAAGCTGATGCATAGCAGCAGCCTGAACGATTCCAGCATCCCCCGCTTTGGGGTGAAGACCGATCAAGAGGAACTCCTGGCCCAA GaattggaaaatctgaacaagtGGGGCCTGAACATCTTTTGCGTGTCGGATTATGCGGGGGGCCGTTCCCTCAGCTGCATCATGTACACGATATTCCAG GAGCGGGACCTGCTGAAGAAGTTCCGCATCCCGGTGGACACGATGGTGACATACATGCTGACCCTGGAGGACCACTACCACCCCGATGTGGCCTACCACAACAGCCTGCACGCGGCTGACGTGCTGCAGTCCACCCACGTGCTGCTGGCCACACCTGCACTGGAT gccGTATTCACGGACCTGGAGATTCTCGCCGCCCTCTTCGCAGCTTCCATCCATGATGTGGACCACCCTGGGGTCTCCAACCAGTTCCTCATCAACACCA ATTCTGAACTGGCGCTCATGTACAATGACGAGTCGGTGCTGGAGAATCACCACCTGGCCGTGGGCTTCAAGCTGCTTCAGGAAGACAACTGTGACATTTTCCAGAACCTCAGCAAGCGCCAGCGGCAAAGCCTGCGCAAGATGGTCATCGACATG GTGCTGGCCACGGACATGTCCAAACACATGACCCTCCTGGCTGACCTGAAGACCATGGTGGAGACCAAGAAAGTGACCAGCTCGGGGGTCCTCTTGCTGGATAACTATGCCGACCGCATCCAG GTCCTACGGAACATGGTGCACTGTGCAGATCTCAGCAACCCCACCAAGCCGCTGGAGCTGTACCGCCAGTGGACCGACCGCATCATGGCCGAGTTCTTCCAGCAGGGCGACCGTGAACGCGAGCGTGGCATGGAGATCAGCCCCATGTGCGACAAGCACACGGCCTCGGTGGAGAAGTCTCAG gTGGGTTTCATCGACTACATTGTACACCCGCTGTGGGAGACGTGGGCCGACTTGGTTCACCCAGATGCCCAAGAGATCCTGGACACTTTGGAGGACAACCGGGACTGGTACTACAGCGCCATTCGGCAGAGCCCATCGCCACCACCCGAGGAGGAGCCCGGGGGACCAGGCCACCCCCCTCCACCGGATAAGTTCCAGTTTGAGCTGAcgctggaggaggaagaagaggaggaggtgtcCATTGCCCCAGGTGCAACTGAAATGCAGGAATTGTCCACCGCCCAGGATGTGTTCCCAGCTGAGGAACCGTTGGAGGTCGATGGCCAGGACCAGTCTACGGAGGTGGAGGTAGAGGAAATGTACTTGACACAGCAAGCAGACCCAGCAGATAGTGTGGCTAAGGGTCAGGACGCGTCCACGCCCCCAGATGCATCTGTAGGCTGCAGCAGCCCCCCTGCCCTGTCTCCTGagagcctccctctgcctgtctTGAGGACCCCGCCCCCTCCAGAGGAGGACCCGGGCCTTCTGGGCCTCCCCTCCACGGCGGCCGAGGTGGGGGCCCAAAAAGAGGATCAGGCTGCCAAAAGGGCGTGCTGCGCCTGCACAGGAACATCGGGCGAGGATCCATCCAcactcccagctcctggaggGTGGGGGTCAGCTGGAGGCCCTACCTGA